The Argentina anserina chromosome 3, drPotAnse1.1, whole genome shotgun sequence genome includes a region encoding these proteins:
- the LOC126787426 gene encoding triosephosphate isomerase, cytosolic-like: NTQKKGRKFIVGGNWKCNGTTSDVKKIVTILNEAEVPSEDVVELLGSERWCFTGEISAEMLVNLGNPWVIIGHSERSQLLNESNEFVGDKVACALSQGLKLIACVGETLEQRESGSTVAVVAARTKAIVDKVSNCENIVLAYEPVWAIGTGKVATSEQAQKVHFELRKWLKDNVSAEVAASARVIYGGYVLEQIAKNWQHNQTWMGFWLAELPLSRSSLTLSSPPQ, encoded by the exons aacacacaaaaaaaggGGAGGAAATTCATCGTCGGTGGCAACTGGAAATGC AATGGGACAACTTCAGATGTGAAGAAGATTGTCACCATATTGAATGAAGCTGAAGTCCCTTCAGAAGATGTTGTGG AACTGTTGGGTTCGGAACGGTGGTGCTTTACTGGGGAAATTAG TGCTGAGATGCTGGTCAATTTGGGGAATCCCTGGGTCATTATTGGGCATTCTGAGAGAAGCCAACTTCTAAATGAATCCAATGAG TTTGTAGGGGACAAAGTCGCATGTGCACTTTCTCAAGGCTTGAAACTTATTGCTTGTGTTGGAGAGACTCTTGAGCAGCGAGAATCGGGATCCACAGTAGCTGTGGTTGCCGCACGAACGAAAGCAATAGTAG ATAAAGTATCAAATTGTGAGAACATTGTTTTGGCATATGAACCAGTCTGGGCCATCGGAACTGGGAAGGTTGCAACCTCTGAGCAGGCGCAAAAA GTCCATTTTGAATTGAGAAAATGGCTCAAAGATAATGTCAGTGCTGAAGTTGCTGCATCAGCCAGAGTTATTTATGGAG GTTATGTATTGGAGCAAATTGCAAAGAATTGGCAACACAACCAGACGTGGATGGGTTTTTGGTTGGCGGAGCTTCCCTTAag CCGGAGTTCATTGACATTATCAAGTCCGCCACAGTAA